The Topomyia yanbarensis strain Yona2022 chromosome 3, ASM3024719v1, whole genome shotgun sequence nucleotide sequence TTATTGGTTGTGTGGAATGAAGATAGGTAACTAAAGTTGTGGTAGCGAAATTTCAGTCATATTTACGATATCGAGTCGTAGAGAAAAAGTTTGAAATATTTAACGAAaccgtatttttttaaattcaaagattaattttgaattcaatatatatttatttcattaaccCATATTtaatacaatataatacaatacaaataataCAATCCTTAAGGAGATTTGAGGCGATGGCTTTTATATAGTCTTCGATAGTATACTTTCCATAgttatttactatttttagaAGTCTTGCATCCCTGCGCCGATCTTCCTGTCACGTATTTACAGAAACGCTGAAAACTCCAACGATATCCTTTTTACAGTTCCAGATGTGATTGAACCTGCATACTTATGGCCACCATACATACGGAAAATTATCATGTCGAAAACTACAGTGAAAGGTTAAAAATAACGACAGTTTTTTGGGTTAATGGATTCAGCAATAATGAAAACTTCTTTGTAAGGACTAAGGGTACCTTTTCTACAAAACATTCACGAGAGATACATAAATTGGCAATGAACTATACAAATGAGGATGcccaataaatatttttttcgtgctgcGTGTTGCTGAAAAGATATGTATATTTAACTGGTGATGGTATGTTTATTGTCGactagaaaaagaaaacattgcAGTAAGTTCGTGTggatgaacatttaaaaaatgtttagcaagaacagctcatgttaaaaagaaggaaGATAACAAGACTTTTTGGATAAACTTCACAAATAATACAAGAGAAAAATAAATGAAGTAcgatgtcaattagtatgattTTTCCCACTAGAATTATGAGGTCAAACAATCATGTATTATTCAACTAAACACTCTTATTGGCTAAAAAGCGTTCGACCGAATTGTATTCCGACAAAAGGTATTCGGTCAATCGACATTCGGCCGATCGACATTCGACCGATCGACATTCAACCGATCGACATTCGACCGATCAACATTCAATCGATCGACATTCGACCGATCGACATTCAGCCAATTGGCTTTCGGTCAATCGTCATTCGATCGATCGTCATTCGGCCAATCGTCATTCGGTCAATCGTCATTCGGCCAATCGTCATTCGGCCAATCGTAATTCGGCCATTCGTCATTCAGCCAATCGTCATTCGGCCAAACGTCATTCGACCAATCGTCATTCGACCAATCGTCATTCGGCCAATCATCATTCGGCCAATCGTCATTCGGCCAATCGTCATTCGGCCAATCGTCATTCGGCCAATCGTCATTCGGCCAATCGTCGTTCGGCCAATCGTCATTCGGCCAATCGTCATTCGACCAATCGTCATTCGACCAATCGTCATTCGGCCAATCGTCATTCGGCCAATCGTCATTCGGCCAATCGTCATTCGGCCAATCGTCATTCGGCCAATCGTCGTTCGGCCAATCGTCATTCGGCCAATCGTCATTCGGCCGATCGTCATTCGGCCAATTGTCATTCGGCCAATTGTCATTCGACCAATCGTCATTCGACCAATCGTCATTCGACCAATCGTCATTCGACCAATCGTCATTCGACCAATCGTCATTCGACCAATCGTCATTCGACCAATCGTCATTCGACCAATCGTCATTCGACCAATCGTCATTCGACCAATCGTCGTTCGACCAATCGTCATTCGACCAATCGTTATTCGACCAATCGTCATTCGACCAATCGTCATTCGACCAATCGTCATTCGACCAATCGTCATTCGACCAATCGTCATTCGACCAATCGTCATTCGACCAATCGTCATTCGACCAATCGTCATTCGACCAATCGTCATTCGGCCAATCGTCATTCTGCCAATCGTCATTCGGTCAATCGTCAtttggccaaatggcattcgaccCATCGTCATTCGGTCAATCGTCATTCGGCCAATCGTCAtttggccaaatggcattcgaccAATCGTCATTCGACCAATCGTCATTCGACCAATCGTCATTCGACCAATCGTCATTCGACCAATCGTCGTTCGACCAATCGTCATTCGACCAATCGTCATTCGGCCAATCGTCATTCTGCCAATCGTCATTCGGTCAATCGTCAtttggccaaatggcattcgaccCATCGTCATTCGGTCAATCGTCATTCGGCCAATCGTCAtttggccaaatggcattcggccaattgaCCCATTCGGCCGAATGGCTTTCGGCCAGTTGACCCGTTCGGCCAATTGGCATTCGGACAAATTACCTTTTCGGCTAAGTGGCCTTCGGCCAAGTGACGTCCAACCAAccagcattcggccaaatggaaTTCGGCCAATTGACCGGACATGAAAAAAGATTGATTAATCCAGTAGTTTCTTCTCATCCTCACGCGAAAATGGACGGCACAATTTTGTTGCTCTCATGTATTCTGCTTGCAGCAAAAATCAAGCCAAGCAACCTGGCGCAGTGAACGCTCCCGAGCTGAAACGgcaacaacaaataaagaagcaaatcatTTGCTTTTTTGCTCCATCCCTTTCCTGAATTTTAgactttttatgttttatttctttatattaggAATTGGCGTTTCAGTCTGTTTTTAATAAAGAACTCCTGTATATTCTTTTCTTACGACGTTTCGGTCCTTATTGGACCTTTCTCAAGGAATCAAAATGTTGACAGAACTTGACAGCTATGCGTTTAGCAAGAACTAACAGACAAGAGAACCCAAAAAATTCGATTCCTGGAAAAAGGTCCAATAAGGACCGAAATGACAGAAAAAGAGGACATACAGGAGTTCTCCATAAAAATCAGACTGAAACACCGATTCCTAACCTAAATATATCACCTTCCAGCTCTTCTCAAATGGCTCGTGCTTTGTTTTGGGGTTTCATCAAACAATTTCATTTTGCAATCATTTTCCCACAATAAATATTTGAATAAACATTTATCGTTTATTGGACATCCGATAATCGTAGTATCCGGTTGCAGAAGCCAAAATTTGAACCATTGGGTTCCTAATCCCATGTCGTAGGACAATAGAGACCTATTCTTCATTTCTTGCATCCTTTAGACTTTCtaatttcttgtataaaattaataaactaTCTCTTATCATACATCTTATCTATCTGTAATAAAGCTGCTTGCATCGCTTTCTAGTAGTTAGAATAATAATAAAGACGCGCGTGTAAAAATGTTAGTATGTTCGTCATGCAAAGTAAAGCTTTCACTGACAATTATGCttattttgggccgctcaaaattgTTTCATATATGCTCATCGCGAATACGATTGATACCTTTTTGATTGTAGCCTCAGTTTGGGTactatttttttcgagattaatTGTTGCTTTTCCTTTTACATAGTAGCATAAAACCGACTAAATAAATTTTAGTGTAAATCAAAACACCATTTTCGGCATATGTTTTGAAAACCTGTATTTTACTTCGAAATTCTTGGGCCGAACCGTTCTCTATCTCAAGCCGTTAAAAAGATCAATTATAAATATTGCTataattagaaccaccctagcttttGTTTAAAccaaaagaagggccttgcaaagtactaCAACTTcgccaaacatattgtaaggctaagtcatttaatttaaaaaagtttctgctaaattttcattctggaccactgtgcattgatgCATTGCTTGCAAATTCTACACAAATCATGATTTGAGATCATATTACAAcaatactaattaaattaaaatatacaaTATGTTTGAAATGGTTGGGGAAAAGAAGGACAAAAACGTTATTTCAATACTGATGAGGATGGGAAAGAAGGCCGCCTGGTCTGGTTAACACGGACATGCGGTGTTGGTAAAGTTCAACATGTAGGATAAGGGCAAAGTGAGACGCTTCTCGACCAACCCTACTTTGTCCGTTATACCCAAACACgacacaaaatttaaaaaatattcccaAATGATGAACTTATTGACTTATTCAAATTTCTGTTTATTTTTCACCAGTGAGCGACTAATTTACTAGTACATATCAAACTCGAAATAGTACACGAGATCAACAGTTTTCTGGTTTAAATCATTATTTTCTGGCTTCAAACAATTATTTCCGTTAACGCGatcttaagaaaaaaaattttttgcttgAATATAAAATCTCCGTATTGGATGATCGCAGTATCTTTAAGAATCATTTGAATCTTCCAAAAATGATACAGTATCCGTACATATCAATTGAATTTTACCAGTTCGTGACAAACGCAAGGTGTCCATCTTACTCCCAATGTCCGTCTTAGGCTAATTTCCTCAAGTTCTTGTTTTACAACGGTTTAGTGTTGTTCAAAAATATgttgattttaaaatatttctgctacaaaataatttaaatttcgaATGGAAATTGAAACTCAAATCGCCATCAATGGTGTGCAATGTGCATATTCAAAAAGCTTTGCTTGTTTGGAAAAGGTTGACCCACCATTGCCTCAATTTATAAAAGTTGACTAGTTCGACTTTAACATTATATTAATGGTACGATAAATTTTCTCCGGAACCACTAACCGCAGATAATCCTACCGCACTCTACTGATCAAAAGTAACAATTATAGCATTCAAATTCACAATTCAACATCGATATTTAATATATCGAACGAGAGACAAAACAAATCAACCAATTATCGGTAAAGCGTACCTATTACCTCACTCAAACATGTTCGCTGAACTTCGTTCCCCTGCTTGCTAAGAAAGGTCGTGGTCTAATTAGTACATAATTAACCGACATGCTAACCAATTAGTGACCGAATGCGTCTCAAGCTTGAGGCTATAGTGTAGCGGGGCTAGTTTCGGTCAAACCAACCACAAAATCGGGGCTTTCGATGTTCGTGACAAACAgattaaattagtcaaatttgCCTTACAGAGACAAGATTCCGGCGGCTTCAAGCACATCAAATTAACTTAAACAGGTCAACCACAGGTCCCGCTCTGGCTATCACTCATGCACGCAACCCGATTTCCGAGGAGCGGGAACAATTTGCTTAAGATATTAGCATCCGTTTTCAGAGGGCCTCTGTCCAGTGCTGGTTTAATATTTTCTACTTCCGCTGAGCATTTCGTCTTACAATTCCCCGGTGAGCTTGAAGAGTGACAGAACCCTGGAGGAAAGTTTTGGACAAAATTCCCCAGCTGTCATTTGCTTGAACGTTTGACCCAGCACCGTACACCGGGACCTGGCGCTGGTAATTTAtgttgaaataattaattaaaaaagtttaGTTAATTATCTCGAAGCAGTCGAAATATCCCCATTACGCCGCTGGCACCGGCTAAGAGCGATTTAAGCTACGCTTTCCAGAAGAACGTGTATGTGAGCTGTGCATTTAGACTTTTGGCCACAGCCGGCAAATAAAGCCGAAGACTGATGAAGTAGTCGACATCGGGGAGAATGTTGCACACAGGAGGCAATAGTAACACTATATACGTAGTGCACAATATAAATCCTTCTTTCTACAACTCCAATCGTGTGCATTTCATGAATACTTcggaatctactgttttcttcgacacatccatgaaagacgagatttgtggaattgaggaccacatacgcccacaagtggtcccaaatattttttataatacatttcgagaagtcgactgctctaaaatgttttatactgacggatcaaaccacgaagggtccactggcttcagtattttcaatcaaaagttcgccacctcctacaaactcagtgatccTGTTTCaatttacgccgcagaactagctgccattcagtatacccttggagccATTGACAcactacccgcagaccattactttatcgtttcggatagcctcagttccattgacgctattcgctcgatgaaacatggaaagcactcttcgtattttttggggaaaatacgggagctactgagtgctgtATCTGCCAAATCTTTCCAGAATACCTTGGTGTGgatcccttctcattgctccattccaggcaatgagaaggcggactacTTCGCTAAGGTGGGTTCCCAAGAaagtgacatatatgaaagaccaattagctccaacgaatttttcagtattactcatcagaaaaccttcgaaagttggcaaacttcgtggagcagtggggagTTAGGAAGGTGggtacattcgataatccctaaggtatcgacgaaaccttggttcaaggggatggatgtgggtcgtgacttcattcgtgtgatgtcccgactcatggcaaaccattacacgttggatgcacatctccggcgtattgggctcgtggatagtggtatctttGCTTGTGGCGACTGCTATCACGACAtagagcacattgtctgggcgtgcaccgagtacagttccgccaggtatCGGCTAATGGACAACCTCCgagcccgaggaagaccaccctaTGTCCCGGTTCGAAATGTTATGACAAGCCGCGATCCCCGCTGCCGAttcgaggaggaccacccggcgtgcCAGTACATAATTCTttctgatgaaggccacccgagtctgtaacctatgccgttgatctcccgatgcctgtAACTGAAAGTTAATGattttctccccctgccatATTTGGCCACCCTCTCTTCCCTGACTCTTATACTCAGAAGtatcttatacccagaagtatacccccccccccccccccaaaactcatttagctcttcctgtctcttctagttttaagagaTCACTTCAATAGATAAAAACCTGTTTGGTGCaaatgtgcctttc carries:
- the LOC131688420 gene encoding uncharacterized protein LOC131688420, whose amino-acid sequence is MPSNFPTTTTKMMTIQPSTLNIPVHIAFDISPPKEGDRIISLTLIQQKSGIRSIDIRPIDIRPIDIQPIDIRPINIQSIDIRPIDIQPIGFRSIVIRSIVIRPIVIRQSSFGQTSFDQSSFDQSSFGQSSFGQSSFGQSSFGQSSFGQSSFGQSSFGQSSFGQSSFDQSSFDQSSFGQSSFGQSSFGQSSFGQSSFGQSSFGQSSFGQSSFGRSSFGQLSFGQLSFDQSSFDQSSFDQSSFDQSSFDQSSFDQSSFDQSSFDQSSFDQSSFDQSSFDQSSFDQSLFDQSSFDQSSFDQSSFDQSSFDQSSFDQSSFDQSSFDQSSFDQSSFGQSSFCQSSFGQSSFGQMAFDPSSFGQSSFGQSSFGQMAFDQSSFDQSSFDQSSFDQSSFDQSSFDQSSFDQSSFGQSSFCQSSFGQSSFGQMAFDPSSFGQSSFGQSSFGQMAFGQLTHSAEWLSAS